A region of the Campylobacter cuniculorum DSM 23162 = LMG 24588 genome:
CTTTTGGAAAGCTCTTAGCATGGACATTATCCAAAAAAATAAATCCTAAGAATCCCCTGTCTTTATTGCGTTTATCCATAAATTTTTTAAAATCTTCAATGCTGTTTTCATCAGCTTCTATTGTATTAGCCCCCTTTGATTTTAAACGCAAATAAGGCACAGAAGCGAAAATAGTCCTATCAAATTCTGGTTTTGTCAAAGTCGCTGTTGCAAATATCGCTAAATCATAGTCATTTTCTTGTGCAGCTGTGATTAGAGCTGCAGGTTTTTGATTGCTTAATGCAAGTTGCCAATATATAGGAGCAATCCCATAAAACAAGCCAAAGATTCCACCACGAGTAGAGTTTGAACTTGAATAATGTTGATGAAAAACTAAAGCATTTTTAGAAAATTCATAAGTAAAGGGCATATTTTTAGCATTGAGCATATCATAACGCAAAGAATCAATAGCTAAGATTAAAATATTATATTTTGTTTGAGTATTTTTATCATATTTTAATTTGTTTTTTGGATAATCAAATCCTCCTTTATTAGTTAAATTTACATTGACTGCATTTTCATTGCTGATATAACCGATTTTTCTTAAAAAAGAATTCATTGTCAAAGGCTTGTAAAGTGGTAAATGGTTTTGTATGTCTAAAATTTGCACATCTGCTTTAGCAAAGGCAAAGGCGTGAATTAGATTTGCTACCAAATAAGAAGCAAGAATCAAGGGCGTAAAAATCACTAAAAATCTTTTAGAAAGTTTTTGAGTCAATAAAGAAGCTACGAAATAAGCTAAAATAGTGTATAAAACAATACCTAAAATCTTACAAGAAATTCCAAGCCAAGTTTCTAGATTAAAGCTTATCACATCAGTGTTAAAAAATAAATCAAGCATTGCATAAGAGAGATGAAAACGATAAAGTTTGAAAACATTTACATCAACGCTTAAGACGATAAGAAATAATGCGTCAATCAAACAAGCAAAAAATAAAATAAAAAGATTATATTTTTGGCTTAAAATCAAGCAAGGATATACAAAAATAAAATTTAAGGCAAACAAAAATAAAAAGATTAAGCTCAAATCAGCAAGTAAGAAGTATGCAAATGTGGTGAAATTCATTTCACTAGGAGCGTAAGATAGGGAAATCACCGCAGCCAAAATGAAGTTTAAAATACAAAAATAGAGCATAAAAATAAAGGGCTTCTTTATACAAATAAGATGTTTTATCATAGTTATCCTCACAAAAAGCTATGCAATTTCTTAAAAATAAAATTAGAATAATTATTGTATCCCCCCCCCTTAAGCTAAATTAAAATTTGTTGTTTTTAAGAATTTTTTTATTAATTACAAGTAAAATCACATTTAGGCTGTATTCAAGTCGAATTTTGTAAAATCACAAAAAAATGAATTTTTAAGGAAAAACAATGCATTATGGAGAGAAAGAAATCAAAAAATTTGATGCAAACAAAGATTTAGAACTTTGGAAAAATGAAGCAGAGAATGATTATATCATTAAAATCACCTTGCCAGAATTTTGTTGTCTTTGTCCAAGAAGTGGCTATCCGGATTTTGCGACAATTTATCTTGAATACATCCCTGATGAATTTGTGGTGGAGCTTAAAGCCGTGAAACTTTATATCAATTCTTTTATGCATAAATACATCAGCCACGAAGCAAGTGTTAATGAAATTTATCAGACCTTAAAAAATAAACTTAAGCCAAAATGGATTAAAGTTGTGGGAGATTTTAATCCACGTGGAAATGTCCATACTCTTATAGAATGCAGAAGTGATATGGTGATACCGCATTAGCTTTAAATTCTTTTTAAAGAAAGTTACAAAATGAAACAAAGTAAGACAAAACTCTTTTTAAAACTTGCAAAGCCTGATGAAAAGGGATTTTCAAGATGGGTGAGTGTGAGTGAATTCGTTGGTGCATATGAAAGTTTGAAGCTTGGAAATGGTGGGAGTTGGTGTCGCAAAGGGAGTTTTTAGCTCAAAAATATAATGTAGAGATTGATAGAGCAAAGGAAATTCCATAGACAGAATAAGACTTCAAGGATTCAAGGCTGAATTGTCTTTCAAGCAAAACATAAGAAAAGACATTAGAGATTTTTATAAGGATAAAAACTGTGTTATGCTTGGAATTTGTGGCAAAAGTGAAAATACAAAAATAGAAATTGACCACAAAGATGGCAGAAAAAACAATCAACGCATCAGTGATACAAAAACACAAAAACTTGAAGATTTTCAACCCTTATCTAAGGCAGCAAATGATGCAAAAAGACAAATTTGCAAACTCTGCAAGGAAACGAATAAAAGATGGAAAGCCCGAAATATTCAAGGCAATCCCTATGATTTTTATAGGGGCGATGAGGACTACACGGAGGAGCTTGGCTGTGTGGGTTGCTATCAATACGACCCTGTGGAGTATCGCAAAGAAAGTGTAAGAAGAATAGCCAAAGAGGCGATAGATTTTATCTTGCAAAAGATTTATGGAAACTCATGAATTACATCGGTTCTAAATTCAGACTTTTGCCCTTTTTGTATGAACATATAAGCAAAAGTTTAGAAAAGAGGCATTTGCGATTGCAAGATTGTGTGTTTGCTGACATTTTTGCAGGAACTTGTGCTGTGAGTAAATTTTTTAAAAACAAGGTCAAAAGGATTATCGCTAATGACAAGGAATTTTATAGCTTTGTTTTGGCAAAAAATTATATACAAAATTCCACTCCTTTAAAACAAAGCGAAGAATTGATTCATATCTTAAACAACGCAATTCCTTTAATCAAGGGCAAAATTTACACTCATTATGCTTTGGGCGGAGGAGAAAACAGACAATATTTTAGTGATAATAATGCTATAAAAATTGATTCCATACGCACACAAATTTCATTATGGAAAAAAGAAAATTTTATCAATGATGCGCAGTATTATTTTTTGCTCGCTTCTTTGCTAGAATCCGCCGATAAGGTCGCAAATACCGCTTCTGTGTATGGAGCTTTTTTAAAAAACCTTAAAAAGAGTGCTTGTAAGGATTTGGATCTAAAGGCTGCGTTTTTTGAGTTGAGTGCAAATTCTCATCAAGCATTCAATCAAAACGTTGAGGATTTGATTGACAATATCACCGCAGACATACTCTATCTTGACCCGCCCTACAACACAAGAGAATATGGAGCAAATTATCATCTTTTAAATTCCATTGCCCTCTATGATGATTTTATACCGCAGGGTAAAACAGGGCTTAGAATCTATGAAAAATCTGCTTGGTGCAAAAGAAATTTAGTAGAATCTGCTCTTGCAGAACTCATTGAAAAGGCTCAAGCAAAATTTGTGTTTTTAAGCTACAATGATGAGGGCTTATTGCATTTAGAGCAAATTGCACAAATTTTTAAAAAATATGGAAAATACAGCTTTAAAACCCAAATTCATAACCGCTTTAAAGCCGACTCTCAAAGGATTCAAAAACAGCAAAAAACCTTAGAATATCTTCATATTTTGGAGAAAAATTAAATTTTAAAAGAATGAAAAATATTATTTATATCCTTTTAAAAAGGACAAAAATATAAAAAATTATCAAATACTCTTGACTTTTTAATGCCGAATTGACTATACTCACATTTTTATTTTTGAGTTAGTTAAATCTAACGAGTTCTTTTAAAAAGGAAAAAAATATGGAAAGAATAAGGCTTAAGCTTAAGGCTTATGACCATCGAGTACTAGATAGAACAGTTGCAGCGATTGTAGAAGCTGTTAAAAGAACAGGTGCAGACATTAGAGGTCCAGTGCCAATGCCTACTAAAATCAAACGTTATACGGTTTTAAAATCTCCACATATAAACAAAGACTCTCGTGAGCAATTTGAGATTAGAGTCCATACGCGTATGCTTGATATTGTAGCGGCGACTCCGGATACGGTGGATTCTTTAACCAAGCTTGATTTAGCACCAGAAGTTAGCGTTGAAGTTAGGGCTATGGGTAAGTAAGGATAAGATATGGAATATATTGTAGAAAAAATCGGTATGAGCAGAACTATTACAAATCCAAGTATAGCCGTAACTTTATTAAGAGTTGTCAATGCAAAGGTCTGCGAGGTTGAGAATGGAAAAGCTTTAGTCGCGTATGCTCAAGGCAAAAAAAACAACAAATGCATAGCAGGACAGCAAAGAAAATACAAGCTTTCTGCAGAATTTAACCGCTTTGCTGTTTTAGAAGTTGCCAATACTGAAGCGGGAGATTTGGATGAAACTCCTCTAACTCAAGCAAAAATTTTAAAAGTCAGTTTCAATTCTAAAGGTAGAGGTTATAGTGGCGTCATTAAAAGGCATGGTTTTTCAGGAGGTCCAGCCTCTCACGGCTCAAGATTTCATAGACGTCATGGTTCTATAGGAAACAGAGAATGGCCAGGACGCGTTCAACCGGGTATGAAAATGGCAGGACATTACGGAAATGTCAAGATTAGCGTTAAAAATGAAATCGTATCTTATGATACAGAAAACAAAATTTTAGTGCTTAAGGGTGCAGTTCCCGGATATAATGGTGCTATGGGTAAAATAAGGATAGCAAAATGAGTAAAGCAATTGTTTTAAATGAAAAATTAGAAAAAACAGGAGACTTTGAGCTTCCTGCAAAATACGCAGAAGTTAATTCCCACAATCTTTACTTGTATGTTAAATCTTATCTTGCAAGCCTTAGAGCTAACACCGTACACACTAAGGGAAGAAGTGAGGTCAGTGGTGGAGGCAAAAAACCTTGGAGACAAAAAGGCAGAGGCGGTGCAAGAGCAGGTTCTACAAGAACAAATGTTTGGGTAGGCGGTGCTGTGGCTTTTGGTCCAAAAAACCAAAGAAATTATTTCCAAAAAATCAATAAAAAGCAAAAAAGACTCGCGTTAGAGAGAGCTTTAGAAGATAAAGCAAACAAAAATGCACTTTTTGTGGTTGATCTTTTAAGCATAGAAAGTGGCAAGACCAAAGACGCAAATGCAGTGATTAAAAAGCTTGGCTTTAAAGATGTTTTGATTGTTAAAGACCTTGTCGATGAAAAAACCTTTTTAGCGTGTAGAAATTTAGCAAATTGTTATGTGATTGATACAAGCGAAGTTAATGCTTATTTGGTTTCTGTATTTAATGCTGTGCTTATTGAAAAATCAGCATTAGATTCGATTACAAAAGAGGGGTAATTATGGCAGATATTACAGATATAAAAACTATACTCTATACTGAAAAAAGTTTAAATTTACAAGAAAAGGGCATAGTTGTGATTCAAACTTCGCCGAAAATGACTAAAACAAGCCTTAAAGCAATTTTAAAGGAGTATTTTGGCGTCACCCCAAAGAGTATAAATTCTTTAAAAATGGACGGAAAGGTTAAGCGATTTAGAGGTCGTTTAGGTCAAAGAGTTGATTATAAAAAATTCTATGTTAAATTGCCAGATGGCGTTAGCTTAGAAAATACGGAGGTTTAAAATGGCAATTAAAACTTACAAGCCCTACACTCCAAGTAGAAGATATATTACAGGTTTAAGTTCGCAAGACATTACAGCTAAACCAAGT
Encoded here:
- a CDS encoding sulfatase-like hydrolase/transferase, with the translated sequence MIKHLICIKKPFIFMLYFCILNFILAAVISLSYAPSEMNFTTFAYFLLADLSLIFLFLFALNFIFVYPCLILSQKYNLFILFFACLIDALFLIVLSVDVNVFKLYRFHLSYAMLDLFFNTDVISFNLETWLGISCKILGIVLYTILAYFVASLLTQKLSKRFLVIFTPLILASYLVANLIHAFAFAKADVQILDIQNHLPLYKPLTMNSFLRKIGYISNENAVNVNLTNKGGFDYPKNKLKYDKNTQTKYNILILAIDSLRYDMLNAKNMPFTYEFSKNALVFHQHYSSSNSTRGGIFGLFYGIAPIYWQLALSNQKPAALITAAQENDYDLAIFATATLTKPEFDRTIFASVPYLRLKSKGANTIEADENSIEDFKKFMDKRNKDRGFLGFIFLDNVHAKSFPKDFEIFKPSKNTNYLDLSADTDATPYFNFYQNAVLYADFNIQKILNILETYKELDNTIIIITSDHGEEFNEDKDNFWGHNSNFKDFQVKIPLIIKYPKILAQNIYTKSSAYDISATLMQEVFGVINPIKDYSLGQNLFNLKDRKFLLAGSYNQNAILENERIILIDSLGLIHFKDKVYKDSKNTSRDAYLLEILKDFSYYRK
- the queF gene encoding preQ(1) synthase — translated: MHYGEKEIKKFDANKDLELWKNEAENDYIIKITLPEFCCLCPRSGYPDFATIYLEYIPDEFVVELKAVKLYINSFMHKYISHEASVNEIYQTLKNKLKPKWIKVVGDFNPRGNVHTLIECRSDMVIPH
- a CDS encoding restriction endonuclease, giving the protein MSFKQNIRKDIRDFYKDKNCVMLGICGKSENTKIEIDHKDGRKNNQRISDTKTQKLEDFQPLSKAANDAKRQICKLCKETNKRWKARNIQGNPYDFYRGDEDYTEELGCVGCYQYDPVEYRKESVRRIAKEAIDFILQKIYGNS
- a CDS encoding DNA adenine methylase — translated: MNYIGSKFRLLPFLYEHISKSLEKRHLRLQDCVFADIFAGTCAVSKFFKNKVKRIIANDKEFYSFVLAKNYIQNSTPLKQSEELIHILNNAIPLIKGKIYTHYALGGGENRQYFSDNNAIKIDSIRTQISLWKKENFINDAQYYFLLASLLESADKVANTASVYGAFLKNLKKSACKDLDLKAAFFELSANSHQAFNQNVEDLIDNITADILYLDPPYNTREYGANYHLLNSIALYDDFIPQGKTGLRIYEKSAWCKRNLVESALAELIEKAQAKFVFLSYNDEGLLHLEQIAQIFKKYGKYSFKTQIHNRFKADSQRIQKQQKTLEYLHILEKN
- the rpsJ gene encoding 30S ribosomal protein S10; the encoded protein is MERIRLKLKAYDHRVLDRTVAAIVEAVKRTGADIRGPVPMPTKIKRYTVLKSPHINKDSREQFEIRVHTRMLDIVAATPDTVDSLTKLDLAPEVSVEVRAMGK
- the rplC gene encoding 50S ribosomal protein L3, producing the protein MEYIVEKIGMSRTITNPSIAVTLLRVVNAKVCEVENGKALVAYAQGKKNNKCIAGQQRKYKLSAEFNRFAVLEVANTEAGDLDETPLTQAKILKVSFNSKGRGYSGVIKRHGFSGGPASHGSRFHRRHGSIGNREWPGRVQPGMKMAGHYGNVKISVKNEIVSYDTENKILVLKGAVPGYNGAMGKIRIAK
- the rplD gene encoding 50S ribosomal protein L4 gives rise to the protein MSKAIVLNEKLEKTGDFELPAKYAEVNSHNLYLYVKSYLASLRANTVHTKGRSEVSGGGKKPWRQKGRGGARAGSTRTNVWVGGAVAFGPKNQRNYFQKINKKQKRLALERALEDKANKNALFVVDLLSIESGKTKDANAVIKKLGFKDVLIVKDLVDEKTFLACRNLANCYVIDTSEVNAYLVSVFNAVLIEKSALDSITKEG
- a CDS encoding 50S ribosomal protein L23 — its product is MADITDIKTILYTEKSLNLQEKGIVVIQTSPKMTKTSLKAILKEYFGVTPKSINSLKMDGKVKRFRGRLGQRVDYKKFYVKLPDGVSLENTEV